The following proteins are encoded in a genomic region of Brachypodium distachyon strain Bd21 chromosome 1, Brachypodium_distachyon_v3.0, whole genome shotgun sequence:
- the LOC100822280 gene encoding costars family protein, with protein MNVEEEVGKLKEEIQRLGQQQPDGSYKVKFGVLFNDDRCANIFEALVGTLRAAKKRKFVTYDGELLLQGVHDNVEITLLPPVVAAA; from the exons ATGAACGTTGAGGAGGAGGTCgggaagctcaaggaggagatcCAGAGGCTcggccagcagcagcctgACGGCTCATACAAG GTGAAGTTTGGTGTCCTCTTCAACGATGACCGATGCGCAAACATATTTGAAGCATTAGTTGGCACCTTGCGGGCCGCCAAGAAGAGGAAATTTGTCACCTATGATGGTGAACTACTACTGCAGGGTGTCCATGACAATGTGGAGATAACCCTCTTGCCTCCTGTGGTCGCTGCTGCTTGA